One Gaiella occulta genomic region harbors:
- the nusB gene encoding transcription antitermination factor NusB, with translation MTTAKVGRRRSRRTALFLLYQWDLTGQALASLYDGTPDDFALELAEAVAARAGALDERISAASEGWPADRLGTLERNVLRIGVYELEEETVPHEVAINEAVVLAKRYASDDAARLVNGILGRIQREAEAA, from the coding sequence ATGACGACCGCGAAGGTCGGTCGCCGCAGGTCGCGCCGCACGGCGCTTTTCCTGCTCTACCAGTGGGATCTGACCGGACAGGCGCTCGCCTCGCTCTACGACGGAACGCCCGACGACTTCGCGCTCGAGCTGGCCGAGGCAGTGGCCGCCCGTGCCGGCGCGCTCGACGAGCGCATCTCCGCCGCCTCGGAGGGCTGGCCCGCCGATCGTCTCGGTACGCTCGAGCGGAACGTGCTGCGGATCGGCGTCTACGAGCTCGAGGAGGAGACGGTGCCACACGAGGTGGCGATCAACGAGGCGGTGGTGCTCGCGAAGCGGTACGCGAGCGACGACGCCGCACGGCTCGTCAACGGCATCCTCGGGCGCATCCAGCGCGAGGCGGAAGCGGCATGA